One Setaria italica strain Yugu1 chromosome I, Setaria_italica_v2.0, whole genome shotgun sequence DNA window includes the following coding sequences:
- the LOC101757076 gene encoding fasciclin-like arabinogalactan protein 3 gives MASRLPPIALLLVLAGLTSPAAAFNITRLLGEFPDFTTFNNLLSQAKLADDINRRQTITVLAVDNGAAGGISSLPSDVQRKVLSMHVVLDYYDTAKLGAIKNHTTLLTTMFQSSGQATDRMGFLNFTKRSDGTMVFGSAEPGAPKNSQMVKSVASRPYNISVLQVSAPIVPPGVGGSADAGAPPPHKATALAPAPAAKGKKGAPSPKDEETPAPAPSDDDGGADAPDADAPGPAADGPAADGPTADGPGADGPAADAPAHKKSSDDAADAPEGSAAGRVVAGAGLGIVALLMAII, from the coding sequence ATGGCATCGCGTCTGCCCCCCATtgcgctcctcctcgtccttgcCGGCctcacctcgccggcggcggccttcaACATCACGAGGCTTCTCGGCGAGTTCCCCGATTTCACCACCTTCAACAACCTCCTGTCGCAGGCGAAGCTCGCCGATGACATCAATCGCCGGCAGACCATCACCGTGCTCGCCGTTGACAACGGCGCCGCGGGCGgcatctcctccctcccctccgacGTGCAGCGCAAGGTGCTCTCCATGCACGTCGTCCTCGACTACTACGACACGGCCAAGCTCGGGGCCATCAAGAACCACACCACCCTGCTGACCACCATGTTCCAGTCCTCCGGCCAGGCCACCGACCGCATGGGATTCCTCAACTTCACCAAACGCTCCGACGGCACCATGGTGTTCGGCTCCGCCGAGCCCGGCGCGCCCAAGAACTCCCAGATGGTCAAGTCCGTCGCCTCCCGCCCGTACAACATCTCCGTGCTGCAGGTCAGCGCCCCCATCGTGCCGCCCGGCGTCGGCGGCTCCGCGGACGCCGGCGCGCCACCCCCGCACAAGGCCACGGCGCTCGCTCCGGCGCCTGCGGCCAAGGGAAAGAAGGGAGCTCCGTCGCCCAAGGATGAGGAGACCCCTGCTCCGGCACcgtccgacgacgacggcggcgccgacgcaCCTGATGCCGACGCGCCTGGCCCGGCTGCCGATGGGCCGGCGGCTGATGGCCCCACGGCGGATGGTCCGGGGGCAGACGGCCCGGCGGCCGACGCGCCGGCGCATAAGAAGAGCAGCGACGACGCGGCTGACGCGCCCGAGGGCTCAGCCGCCGGCAGGGTAGTGGCCGGTGCGGGTCTCGGAATCGTGGCGCTTCTGATGGCGATCATTTGA
- the LOC101756384 gene encoding uncharacterized protein LOC101756384 produces the protein MPDAEKLEAARCVVTLTLSELSRHDISSSTSPPCADLLALFRRCFLLLPLLNAGDPSLAAECCRGLLASLGAILSGDPSPSLLPSLEVFAESLVSNGKLRSCLAMADCAAPEGSRIFTRALPCQGDHHLMLELVCRHFISSLENGEGFEVFWSALSWLGNEPRGTPEISFQGALALIHRTCLFPLPTVVQAHLLLLVSRCISDRNVDLHLLAFEHAMNLYVRYLPALHIFNRTGGVKTPWSRFVKEIPLCCCITDATDQKLRSQINGLLLFCQLHSGDDLPTNENDIDRLIEEHQHILHEKFRQESSMVVKDILLNILHCAKQKDVHESDTEVSDEIICLAAVLRVMSSSLLHILHCVSQMASAGDKENVDYATLCTGYNFIYESICLLGQHEANGLLRYDLLDIIGMPVDRERASMAMLAHFATMSLCCVRKRLGFLWKGCVVMMIMSMNLIAEEEGLSTFELSSKESAVVCSTEEGILKVSARTKAMALRYEAIRKIHKGRRVDGDGSRLGTPQKCLSIIGKADGHAFLECHPEYSPDWSDLMDFVECEEGRDYSNTLKQQRKFRKFKYEKKWSRKRQSNMEWFLT, from the exons ATGCCCGACGCCGAAAAGCTCGAAGCCGCCCGGTGCGTGGTGACCCTTACTTTGTCGGAGCTCTCCCGGCACGATATCTCCTCCTCGACGTCCCCGCCTTGCGCCGACCTTCTGGCTCTCTTCCGCCGCTGCTTCCTGTTGCTGCCTCTTCTCAACGCCGGCGATCCAAGCCTAGCCGCTGAATGCtgccgcggcctcctcgcctCCCTTGGTGCCATCCTCTCCGGCGACCcgtccccctccctcctcccatcACTCGAG GTGTTCGCTGAAAGCCTTGTTTCTAATGGGAAATTGAGGAGCTGCTTGGCCATGGCTGACTGTGCTGCACCAGAAGGCTCAAGGATCTTTACTAGGGCCCTGCCATGCCAGGGTGATCACCACCTCATGCTGGAGCTTGTGTGCCGCCATTTCATTTCATCATTGGAGAATGGGGAAGGATTTGAGGTGTTTTGGAGTGCACTTTCTTGGTTAGGGAATGAGCCACGGGGGACTCCAGAAATTAGCTTTCAGGGGGCTCTTGCGCTGATTCACAGGACCTGCTTGTTTCCTTTGCCAACTGTTGTCCAGGCACATCTTTTACTGCTCGTGTCAAGATGCATCAGTGATCGAAATGTGGACTTGCATTTGCTAGCATTTGAGCATGCCATGAATCTTTATGTGAGATATTTACCAGCATTGCATATTTTCAACAGAACTGGTGGTGTGAAAACCCCATGGAGTCGTTTTGTTAAGGAAATACCTTTATGTTGCTGTATCACAGATGCCACTGATCAGAAACTCAGAAGTCAGATCAATGGGCTGCTTTTGTTTTGCCAATTGCACTCTGGTGATGACCTGCCCACCAATGAGAATGACATTGATCGCCTAATTGAAGAACACCAGCATATCCTTCATGAAAAGTTCAGGCAAGAATCATCTATGGTTGTGAAGGATATATTGTTAAACATCTTGCACTGTGCAAAGCAAAAGGATGTGCATGAATCTGATACTGAAGTATCAGATGAGATCATTTGCCTTGCTGCAGTACTTAGAGTAATGAGTTCCTCACTTCTACACATCCTGCATTGTGTCAGCCAAATGGCATCTGCCGGTGACAAAGAAAATGTAGATTATGCAACACTCTGCACGGGGTACAATTTTATATATGAAAGTATCTGTTTGCTTGGGCAACATGAAGCTAATGGGCTTCTTAGATATGACTTACTTGATATTATTGGGATGCCTGTGGATAGGGAAAGAGCCTCAATGGCAATGTTGGCTCATTTTGCCACCATGTCACTTTGTTGTGTAAGAAAAAGGCTTGGCTTTCTGTGGAAAGGTTGCGTTGTCATGATGATAATGTCCATGAATCTTATTGCCGAAGAGGAAGGTCTGAGTACATTTGAGCTTTCTTCAAAAGAATCTGCAGTTGTCTGCTCTACCGAGGAGGGAATCTTAAAG GTTTCTGCACGGACTAAGGCGATGGCATTACGGTATGAAGCCATACGTAAAATTCATAAAGGCAGGCGCGTTGATGGAGATGGAAGCAG GTTGGGCACCCCGCAGAAGTGTTTGTCCATAATTGGAAAGGCTGATGGTCATGCCTTTTTGGAGTGTCATCCCGAATATTCACCAGACTGGAGTGATCTTATGGATTTTGTTGAATGTGAAGAAGGTAGGGATTATTCAAATACCTTGAAGCAACAACGAAAGTTTAGGAAGTTTAAGTATGAGAAGAAATGGAGCAGGAAGAGACAGTCCAACATGGAATGGTTTTTAACTTAA